The Mycolicibacterium cosmeticum sequence GCTGGACGGGCTGCTGATGGGCTGCGGCGACGCGGTCATCGGGATCAACCCGGCCACCGACTCGCCGGAGGCGACGGCCGACCTGCTGCTGCTCCTCGACGAGATCCGGACGCGCTACGGCATTCCGGTGCAGTCCTGTGTGCTGTCCCACGTCACCACCACCATCGACCTGATCGGGCGGGGGGTGCCGGTGGACCTGGTGTTCCAGTCGGTGGCAGGCACCGAAGGCGCCAACACCGCATTCGGTGTCGATATCGCTTTGCTGCGTGAGGGTTTGGCGGCCGGCCGGTCCCTGCACCGCGGCACCGTCGGCGACAACGTGATGTATCTGGAGACCGGGCAGGGCTCGGCACTCAGTTCCGGGGCGCACCTGGGCATGGGCGGGCTGCCGGTCGACCAGCAGACGCTCGAGGCCCGGGCCTACGCCGTCGCCCGCGACCTGGAACCGCTGCTGGTCAACACCGTGGTCGGCTTCATCGGCCCGGAATACCTGTACGACGGGAAGCAGATCATCCGGGCCGGCCTGGAAGATCACTTCTGCGGCAAGCTGCTCGGCCTGCCGATGGGGGTGGACGTCTGCTACACCAACCACGCCGAAGCCGACCAGGACGATATGGACACCCTGGTGACGCTGCTGGGCGCGGCCGGTGTCGCCTTCGTGATCGCCGTCCCGGGCGCCGACGACGTGATGCTCGGCTACCAGAGCCTGTCGTTCCACGACGCCCTGTACGCCCGGCAGGTGCTCGGCCTGCGCCCGGCTCCCGAGTTCGAGGCCTGGCTGCGCGGACTGGGCATGAGCGATGCGCACGGCCGGGTGCTGCCCGTCGACGTCGACCAGTCCCCGCTGCGCGCATTGGCGGGCGCATGACAAGCCCTGCCGCGCAACAGTTCTGGAACGAGTTGCGGCTGACCACCCAGTCCCGCATCGGGCTGGGCCGGGCCGGCAACGCGCTGCCGACCACCCGGGTGCTGGAATTCGCCGCGGCGCACGCCGCCGCTCGCGATGCGGTGCACATCCCGCTGGATGTCGAGGCCACCGTGGCCGCCGTCACCGCGGTGGGCATCGGCACGCCGGCCGTCGTCGCCAGCCAGGCCGACGGGCGCAGCGAGTACCTGCGCCGGCCGGACAAGGGCCGGCTGCCGGCCGATCTGGACGCGGTGCCGCGCGGCAATTCCGATATCGGGGTGGTGCTCGCCGACGGGTTGTCCCCGCGGGCGCTGACCGAACACGGCCCGGGCCTGCTCACCGCATTGGTCGACGTGCTCGGTGAGCGGTATTCCCTTGCGCCACCGGTGATCGCGACCCAGGCGCGGGTGGCGCTCGGGGACCACATCGGGGCGCGGATGGGGGTGCGCACCCTGCTCGTGCTCATCGGTGAGCGGCCCGGCCTGTCGGTGGCCAGCAGCCTGGGCATCTATCTCACCCATCTGCCGATGCCCGGGCGCACCGACGCCGACCGCAACTGCATCTCCAACGTGCACCCGCCGGAAGGGCTCGGTTACGCGGCCGCGGCTCGGGTGGTGGCCGGCCTGGTGGACGGGGCGCGCCGGCTGGGCCGCTCCGGCGTCGACCTGAAGGACACCTCCCGCGCCGACGAACTCGGACCGGGGCCGCGGGCGATTTCGTAGCCTGGACGGTGTGACGACACTGGACCTGATCGCGCCCGCGTTCATCGAGATGGCCCATTCGATCGTGTGGGCCTCGGTGGCCACCGTCGACGCCGACGGCCGGCCCCGCAGCCGGATCCTGCACCCGATCTGGGAGTGGGACGGCACCGACCTGTTCGGCTGGATCGCCACCGCGCCCACCCCGATCAAGAAGGCGCATCTGGCGGTGCATCCGTATGTGTCGGTGAACTATTGGTCACCGAGCCACGACACCTGCAGCGCCGAAGCCCTGGTCGAGTGGTACACCGACGACGAGACCCGCACCCAGGTCTGGGACAAGTTCGCCAAAGGCCCGGCCCCCGTCGGTTATGACCCGAGCATCATCCCGGGGTGGGACGGGCCCACCTCACCGTCCTTCGCGGCGCTGCGGCTGACGCCGTACCGGCTGCGGGTGATGCCCGGCTCGGCGATGCTGACCGGCACCGGCGGCGTGCTCACCTGGCAGCGGTAGGTGTGTGCGTCTCGTACATCCGGACGCCGACCGCCACCGCGGACAGCACGGTGACGCCCGCAGCCACCCATACCGCAGCGCGCAGGCCCCAGGCGTCGGCGGTGATGCCACCGAGGACCGCGCCGATGGCATATCCACCGTCGCGCCACAGCCGGTAGGTGCCCACCGCACGGGCGCGCCAACCGGGTGCGGCCACGTCGCCGATGGCGGCGAGCAGGGTCGGATAGACCATCGCCGTCCCGGCGCCCAGAAGCAGCCCGGCGGTCAGCCACACCGGAAAGGTCTGGCCGGTCGCGACCAGGGCCAGCGCCCCGGCCTGTGTGAGCATGCCCGCGGTGATGAGATGTTTGCGCCCCCAACGGTCCGAAAGCGCGCCGGTGACCA is a genomic window containing:
- a CDS encoding ethanolamine ammonia-lyase subunit EutB is translated as MPGPRLKQRTATLAGVSYTFNGLVDVLAKATPLRSGDQLAGCAASSDAERAAAQWTLADIGLDVFLEELVVPYEDDEVTRLIIDSHDRTAFQKISHLTVGGLRDWILDVAAGPDAAATLASVAAAITPEMAAAVSKIMRNQDLIAAARAMPVSAAFRTTVGLPGTLATRLQPNHPTDDPRGIAAAVLDGLLMGCGDAVIGINPATDSPEATADLLLLLDEIRTRYGIPVQSCVLSHVTTTIDLIGRGVPVDLVFQSVAGTEGANTAFGVDIALLREGLAAGRSLHRGTVGDNVMYLETGQGSALSSGAHLGMGGLPVDQQTLEARAYAVARDLEPLLVNTVVGFIGPEYLYDGKQIIRAGLEDHFCGKLLGLPMGVDVCYTNHAEADQDDMDTLVTLLGAAGVAFVIAVPGADDVMLGYQSLSFHDALYARQVLGLRPAPEFEAWLRGLGMSDAHGRVLPVDVDQSPLRALAGA
- the eutC gene encoding ethanolamine ammonia-lyase subunit EutC, translating into MTSPAAQQFWNELRLTTQSRIGLGRAGNALPTTRVLEFAAAHAAARDAVHIPLDVEATVAAVTAVGIGTPAVVASQADGRSEYLRRPDKGRLPADLDAVPRGNSDIGVVLADGLSPRALTEHGPGLLTALVDVLGERYSLAPPVIATQARVALGDHIGARMGVRTLLVLIGERPGLSVASSLGIYLTHLPMPGRTDADRNCISNVHPPEGLGYAAAARVVAGLVDGARRLGRSGVDLKDTSRADELGPGPRAIS
- a CDS encoding pyridoxamine 5'-phosphate oxidase family protein, producing the protein MTTLDLIAPAFIEMAHSIVWASVATVDADGRPRSRILHPIWEWDGTDLFGWIATAPTPIKKAHLAVHPYVSVNYWSPSHDTCSAEALVEWYTDDETRTQVWDKFAKGPAPVGYDPSIIPGWDGPTSPSFAALRLTPYRLRVMPGSAMLTGTGGVLTWQR